One genomic window of Leptolyngbya sp. NIES-3755 includes the following:
- a CDS encoding type I restriction enzyme M protein (similar to AA sequence:cyanobase_aa:MAE56940): protein MLTGEIRSQIDKIWDAFWSGGISNPLEVIEQITYLLFLRRLDELHTLEENKANRLKRSIERRVFPAGNDAKDRPFDELRWSRFKHLEAREMFEVVSDRVFPFLRTEFLSSYGDGSTYAHHMKDARFTIPTPALLAKVVDLLDQVPMNDRDTKGDLYEYMLGKIASAGQNGQFRTPRHIIQLMVEMTAPTAIDVICDPASGTCGFLVVAGEYLRDHYPEIFRDVKLKEHFHHGMFHGFDFDGTMLRIGSMNMLLHGVENPDVVYRDSLAQDHAGEDENYTLVLANPPFAGSLDYENTAKDLLQIVKTKKTELLFLALFLRLLKTGGRAAVIVPDGVLFGSSKAHKELRKILVEDQKLDAVVKLPGGVFKPYAGVSTAILLFTKTNSGGTDRVWFYEVEADGWSLDDKRSPLLPEEKLGVVPKLELVAEEHTKNNLPDVLARWKERDRTEVDRPRTAQSFCVPKDEIAANGYDLSLNRYKEVIHEAVDHVPPETILATLDELEIKIQKGMKELKEMLG from the coding sequence ATGCTAACAGGCGAAATCCGATCGCAGATCGACAAAATTTGGGATGCGTTTTGGTCAGGCGGAATCTCGAATCCGCTCGAAGTGATCGAACAGATTACGTATCTACTCTTTTTGCGCCGCTTGGATGAGTTGCATACTCTGGAAGAAAATAAAGCGAATCGACTCAAGCGATCGATAGAGCGGCGAGTTTTTCCAGCAGGAAACGATGCGAAAGACCGACCTTTTGATGAATTGCGTTGGTCAAGGTTTAAGCATCTGGAAGCGCGGGAGATGTTTGAGGTCGTCAGCGATCGCGTTTTTCCCTTTCTTCGCACTGAATTTTTGTCAAGCTATGGGGACGGGTCTACTTACGCGCATCACATGAAAGATGCTCGATTTACGATTCCGACTCCGGCGCTGCTGGCAAAAGTGGTCGATCTGCTGGATCAAGTGCCGATGAACGATCGCGATACCAAAGGCGATTTGTATGAATATATGCTTGGCAAAATCGCTAGTGCGGGGCAGAATGGGCAATTTCGCACGCCGCGCCATATTATTCAACTGATGGTAGAGATGACGGCACCGACTGCGATCGATGTAATTTGTGATCCAGCGAGTGGAACCTGTGGCTTTTTAGTGGTAGCTGGGGAGTATTTACGCGACCACTATCCAGAGATTTTTCGAGATGTCAAGCTGAAAGAGCATTTTCATCACGGGATGTTTCACGGGTTCGATTTTGACGGGACAATGCTGCGAATTGGCAGTATGAATATGCTGCTGCATGGGGTCGAAAACCCGGATGTCGTTTATCGGGACTCGCTTGCTCAAGACCATGCGGGTGAAGATGAGAACTATACGCTGGTGCTGGCAAATCCGCCGTTTGCAGGGTCGTTAGATTACGAGAACACGGCGAAGGATTTGCTTCAGATTGTGAAAACCAAAAAGACTGAACTGTTATTTCTGGCGCTGTTCTTGCGGTTACTGAAGACTGGGGGACGGGCGGCGGTAATTGTGCCCGATGGGGTGCTGTTTGGCTCGTCGAAAGCTCACAAAGAACTGCGGAAGATTTTAGTCGAAGATCAAAAACTGGATGCAGTGGTAAAGCTGCCGGGAGGAGTTTTTAAGCCCTATGCAGGCGTTTCAACCGCGATTCTGCTCTTTACCAAAACGAATTCAGGCGGAACCGATCGCGTTTGGTTTTACGAAGTCGAGGCGGATGGCTGGAGTTTGGACGATAAGCGATCGCCACTTTTACCTGAAGAGAAGCTTGGGGTAGTGCCGAAGCTGGAATTGGTTGCAGAGGAACATACGAAGAACAATTTGCCGGATGTGTTGGCGCGGTGGAAAGAGCGCGATCGTACTGAAGTCGATCGTCCCCGCACCGCTCAGAGCTTTTGTGTGCCAAAGGATGAAATTGCTGCAAACGGCTACGACCTGAGCCTGAATCGCTACAAAGAAGTGATTCATGAAGCCGTGGATCATGTGCCGCCTGAAACCATTTTGGCGACTTTGGATGAATTGGAAATCAAGATTCAGAAAGGGATGAAGGAGTTGAAGGAGATGTTGGGATAA